A genome region from Streptomyces pratensis includes the following:
- a CDS encoding DUF2786 domain-containing protein, protein MESVIDRACAAALYSDGDAGLDTGASLLAADPSADEELHGRGEEFVRRAWARGWQPADVVRTVRRELDEPGAALAAALIASETAGYGQLPARWADQLAAMPAPAPRNRPDRFTYASALLELYRLLLRLPVIEPVGPPPGTAAGLPHRPPAHGEPRMLTRIRALLAKAEATGFPEEAEALTTKAQELMARHSIDEALLAARTHSADTPGAMRIGVDAPYESAKAVLLDSVASANRCRAVWNSDLGFTTVVGFEPDLEAVELLFTSLLVQGTAAMTKAEAGQRAGGRKRTKAFRQSFLMAYAQRLGSRLTADTARVTAAAGSEAGAEGRDGATGALLPVLAARDVAVTGTAERMFPRTTTTRLRGATDAEGWTHGTAAADRARMGGGGPEIRR, encoded by the coding sequence ATGGAATCGGTGATCGACCGGGCGTGTGCCGCGGCCCTGTACTCGGACGGCGACGCGGGTCTGGACACCGGCGCCTCCCTCCTCGCCGCTGACCCGTCCGCCGACGAGGAGCTGCACGGCCGAGGCGAGGAGTTCGTCCGGCGGGCCTGGGCGCGCGGCTGGCAGCCCGCCGACGTCGTACGGACCGTCCGGCGGGAGCTGGACGAGCCCGGGGCCGCGCTCGCCGCCGCGCTGATCGCGTCGGAGACGGCGGGGTACGGGCAGCTGCCGGCACGCTGGGCGGACCAGCTCGCCGCGATGCCGGCCCCGGCGCCCCGCAACCGGCCCGACCGCTTCACGTACGCCTCCGCGCTCCTGGAGCTCTATCGGCTGTTGCTGCGGCTCCCGGTCATCGAGCCGGTCGGGCCGCCGCCCGGCACGGCGGCCGGCCTTCCGCACAGGCCCCCGGCCCACGGTGAACCGCGCATGCTCACCAGGATCCGGGCGCTGCTCGCCAAGGCGGAGGCGACCGGCTTCCCGGAAGAGGCCGAGGCGCTCACCACCAAGGCGCAGGAGCTGATGGCCCGGCACAGCATCGACGAGGCGCTCCTCGCGGCCCGCACGCACAGCGCCGATACGCCGGGTGCCATGCGGATCGGGGTCGACGCCCCGTACGAGAGCGCCAAGGCCGTCCTGCTCGACTCCGTCGCCTCGGCGAACCGCTGCCGTGCCGTCTGGAACAGCGATCTGGGCTTCACCACGGTCGTGGGCTTCGAGCCGGACCTGGAGGCCGTGGAGCTGCTCTTCACCTCCCTGCTGGTGCAGGGCACCGCCGCGATGACGAAGGCGGAGGCCGGGCAGCGGGCCGGCGGGCGTAAGCGGACCAAGGCCTTCCGGCAGTCCTTCCTGATGGCGTACGCCCAACGGCTGGGCAGCCGTCTCACGGCGGACACCGCACGGGTCACCGCGGCGGCCGGCTCGGAGGCCGGCGCCGAGGGCCGTGACGGTGCCACAGGCGCACTGCTCCCGGTCCTCGCGGCCCGGGACGTCGCGGTCACCGGCACCGCGGAGCGGATGTTCCCGCGGACCACCACCACACGGCTGCGCGGGGCGACGGACGCCGAGGGCTGGACCCATGGCACGGCCGCCGCCGACCGGGCCAGGATGGGCGGAGGAGGGCCGGAAATCCGCCGTTAG
- a CDS encoding NADP-dependent oxidoreductase, which yields MEAIVYEEFGGPEVLDRAQVEDVHAGPGQIRVAVRAAGVNPVDYKIRNGWMEAAFPTPLPAVPGSEFAGVVDETGEGVTEFAVGDEVLGRSATGAYAAYVLADVGAVASKPEPLGWAEAAALPVATATAARVLDELAVSAGETLLVHGASGAVGSAAVQLAAARGATVVGTASPANHDYLRVLGAVPVAYGEGLVDRVREAAPQGVDAVFDVAGKGALADSVELRGGTAERIATIADPDAAHYGVAFSAGGGSRPDEGRRLAEYAEAAAVGGLRIPVERTFALGEAARAQELSEAGHVRGKLVLLPGER from the coding sequence ATGGAAGCGATCGTGTACGAGGAGTTCGGCGGCCCGGAGGTCCTGGACCGGGCCCAGGTCGAGGACGTCCACGCGGGCCCCGGGCAGATCCGGGTGGCGGTCAGGGCCGCCGGGGTCAATCCGGTCGACTACAAGATCCGCAACGGCTGGATGGAGGCGGCGTTCCCCACTCCACTGCCCGCCGTGCCCGGCAGCGAGTTCGCCGGAGTCGTCGACGAGACCGGTGAGGGCGTCACGGAGTTCGCCGTCGGCGACGAGGTCCTCGGCCGCAGCGCGACCGGAGCGTACGCGGCGTACGTCCTGGCCGACGTGGGAGCGGTCGCCTCGAAGCCGGAGCCACTGGGCTGGGCGGAGGCCGCCGCGCTTCCGGTGGCGACCGCGACCGCCGCCCGTGTGCTCGACGAGCTGGCGGTGTCCGCGGGCGAGACCCTGCTGGTGCACGGGGCCTCCGGGGCGGTGGGTTCGGCCGCCGTCCAGCTGGCAGCGGCGCGTGGCGCCACCGTCGTCGGGACCGCCTCACCGGCCAATCACGACTATCTGCGGGTGCTCGGCGCCGTCCCGGTGGCGTACGGGGAAGGGCTGGTGGACCGGGTCCGGGAGGCCGCGCCGCAGGGCGTGGACGCGGTGTTCGACGTCGCGGGCAAGGGGGCCCTGGCGGACTCGGTGGAGCTGCGCGGCGGTACGGCCGAGCGGATCGCCACCATCGCCGACCCGGACGCGGCCCACTACGGGGTGGCCTTCTCCGCGGGCGGTGGGAGCCGGCCGGACGAGGGCAGACGGCTCGCGGAGTACGCGGAGGCCGCGGCGGTCGGCGGCCTCCGCATCCCCGTGGAGCGGACCTTCGCGCTCGGCGAGGCGGCGCGGGCCCAGGAACTCAGCGAGGCCGGGCACGTTCGGGGCAAGCTCGTCCTGCTGCCCGGGGAGCGCTGA
- a CDS encoding bifunctional 3'-5' exonuclease/DNA polymerase encodes MTERWALATAEGGGALLVPLTRDGLPAGPVLAEPDLVESVRSRPEVVRWVWRSTSEIYPGLLAAGVRVERCYDIECAELLLLGHEGRLGEPRSAAAAWARLRHAPVPPDPPPRSAEPGSQSSLFEPRSGTDLPFEALLQVYAEQLRRHGATEHPGRMRLLTAAESAGMLVAAEMNRSGLPWRADVHREVLNDLLGERYAGGGEPRRLAEAADEVSAAFGRRVRPDLPADVVKAFAQAGIKVKSTRRWELEELDHPAVEPLIRYKKLYRVWTAHGWGWLQDWVRDGRFRPEYQPGGTVSGRWTTNGGGALQIPKVIRRAVVADEGWRLVVADADQMEPRVLAAISRDRGLMEVAGHEGDLYKALSDRAFHGDRDHAKIALLGAVYGQTSGDGLKNLAALRRRFPHAVAYVDDAAKAGEEGRLVRTWLGRTSPPAAGAGEDGEAGIPQESEEPPAGESASTYGFTPGYASSNARARGRFTRNFVVQGSAADWALLLLAALRRTLAAGGMRAELVFFQHDEVIVHCPAGEAPAVVEAIREAGELAGRVAFGETPVRFPFSTAVVERYSDAK; translated from the coding sequence ATGACCGAACGCTGGGCCCTGGCCACCGCGGAAGGAGGCGGTGCTCTCCTCGTGCCGCTGACGCGCGACGGCCTGCCCGCGGGTCCCGTCCTGGCCGAGCCCGATCTCGTCGAGTCCGTCCGCAGCCGCCCCGAGGTCGTCCGCTGGGTCTGGCGCTCGACCTCCGAGATCTACCCGGGACTGCTCGCTGCGGGCGTGCGGGTCGAGCGGTGCTACGACATCGAGTGCGCCGAACTCCTGCTGCTCGGCCACGAGGGGCGGCTCGGGGAGCCGCGCTCCGCAGCGGCGGCCTGGGCCCGGCTGCGACACGCGCCGGTGCCACCCGATCCCCCGCCACGCTCGGCCGAGCCCGGCTCACAGTCGTCCCTCTTCGAGCCGCGGTCCGGAACCGACCTGCCGTTCGAGGCGCTGCTCCAGGTCTACGCCGAGCAGCTGCGTCGCCACGGGGCGACGGAGCACCCGGGCAGGATGCGGCTGCTCACGGCAGCCGAGTCCGCGGGCATGCTGGTCGCCGCCGAGATGAACAGATCCGGGCTCCCGTGGCGGGCCGATGTTCACCGCGAGGTCCTGAACGACCTGCTCGGCGAGCGGTACGCCGGTGGCGGCGAGCCACGCAGACTGGCCGAGGCCGCGGACGAGGTGTCGGCAGCCTTCGGCAGACGGGTGCGGCCCGATCTGCCGGCCGATGTCGTCAAGGCGTTCGCACAGGCCGGGATCAAGGTGAAGTCGACCCGGAGGTGGGAGCTGGAGGAGCTCGACCACCCGGCGGTGGAGCCGCTGATCCGCTACAAGAAGCTGTACCGCGTCTGGACGGCACACGGCTGGGGCTGGCTCCAGGACTGGGTGCGCGACGGGCGCTTCCGCCCCGAGTACCAGCCGGGAGGCACGGTCAGCGGACGCTGGACGACCAACGGCGGCGGGGCCCTGCAGATCCCCAAGGTGATACGCCGGGCGGTCGTCGCCGACGAGGGCTGGCGGCTGGTCGTGGCGGACGCCGACCAGATGGAGCCGCGCGTGCTGGCAGCGATCTCACGCGACCGGGGGCTGATGGAGGTGGCGGGGCACGAGGGCGACCTCTACAAGGCCCTGTCCGACCGCGCGTTCCACGGCGACCGCGACCACGCCAAGATCGCGCTGCTGGGCGCGGTCTACGGACAGACCTCGGGGGACGGCCTGAAGAACCTGGCGGCCCTGCGGCGGCGCTTCCCGCACGCCGTCGCCTACGTCGACGACGCGGCGAAGGCCGGCGAGGAGGGCCGCCTCGTACGTACGTGGCTGGGCCGCACGAGCCCGCCCGCCGCCGGGGCGGGTGAGGACGGGGAGGCGGGCATCCCGCAGGAGAGCGAGGAGCCGCCGGCCGGGGAGAGCGCGAGCACCTACGGATTCACCCCGGGCTACGCCTCGTCGAACGCCCGGGCGCGGGGCCGCTTCACCCGCAACTTCGTGGTCCAGGGCAGCGCCGCGGACTGGGCGCTGCTGCTCCTGGCGGCGCTGCGGCGGACGCTCGCCGCAGGGGGGATGCGGGCGGAGCTGGTGTTCTTCCAGCACGACGAGGTGATCGTGCACTGCCCTGCCGGGGAGGCGCCCGCGGTGGTGGAGGCGATCCGCGAGGCGGGAGAGCTGGCGGGCCGGGTCGCGTTCGGGGAGACACCGGTGCGGTTCCCGTTCAGCACGGCGGTCGTCGAGCGCTACTCGGACGCCAAGTGA
- a CDS encoding carbohydrate-binding protein, with the protein MTKSSAVSPEPSPGGSRDASEAGPSGRPISRKNLLRAAVAASAAPLVAGGGIALARDTGSGGALPALTPACDDGDDPTPEQMEGPYFKPDSPLRTSLVASGTPGTPLTVSGYVFGRACRPLPGVLLDFWQADAAGAYDMSGFAFRGHQFTDVNGAFTLTTVVAGLYPGRTRHIHVKAQAPGRPVLTTQLYFPGEPRNATDALYDPALLMNVRAAGQGRQGTFDFVLDVAQQPGPTDPPTDPPRGVWAAGTSYRAGDRVTHGGVSYRCLQAHSAVTGWEPPLVPALWERG; encoded by the coding sequence ATGACCAAGAGTTCAGCCGTGTCCCCGGAACCCTCCCCCGGCGGCTCGCGTGACGCCTCCGAGGCCGGTCCGTCCGGCCGTCCGATCAGCCGTAAGAACCTCCTGCGCGCCGCCGTCGCGGCGAGCGCAGCGCCCCTGGTCGCCGGCGGGGGCATCGCCCTGGCCCGCGACACCGGCTCCGGCGGCGCGCTCCCGGCGCTCACCCCGGCCTGCGACGACGGGGACGACCCGACCCCCGAACAGATGGAGGGCCCCTACTTCAAGCCCGACTCCCCACTACGGACCAGCCTGGTGGCGTCCGGCACCCCCGGCACCCCGTTGACCGTCAGCGGTTACGTGTTCGGCCGTGCCTGCAGGCCACTGCCGGGAGTGCTCCTCGACTTCTGGCAGGCGGACGCCGCCGGGGCGTACGACATGAGCGGGTTCGCCTTCCGCGGGCACCAGTTCACCGACGTGAACGGAGCTTTCACGCTCACCACGGTGGTGGCGGGCCTGTATCCCGGCCGCACGCGGCACATCCATGTGAAGGCGCAGGCACCCGGCCGGCCCGTGCTGACCACACAGCTGTACTTCCCGGGCGAGCCCCGCAACGCCACCGACGCCCTCTACGACCCGGCGCTTCTGATGAACGTCCGCGCCGCCGGGCAGGGGCGGCAGGGCACCTTCGACTTCGTGCTCGACGTCGCCCAGCAGCCGGGCCCCACCGATCCGCCGACGGACCCGCCGCGTGGTGTCTGGGCGGCGGGGACCTCCTACCGCGCCGGTGACCGTGTGACCCACGGCGGCGTCTCCTACCGCTGTCTCCAGGCTCACTCCGCCGTCACAGGATGGGAGCCGCCGCTGGTCCCCGCGCTGTGGGAGCGCGGGTAG
- a CDS encoding alpha-lytic protease prodomain-containing protein, with translation METTMLRRRAAAAGAAAVTVGALALAGLTGVASAGQTGSAEPAAADRLSPGLTEAMKRDLGLDADEARARIAGEYRAAAVAAALEKSLGADFAGARLSGEAVLTVATTDRADVSRITAAGARAEVVGHSLDRLEAAKAELDAVALEKAPEDVPSWYVDVRTNRLVVNAARPEAADRLLTAAGVSRELVRVDRSAEQPRTYADLRGGDAYYMNGSGRCSIGFPVRRGTQHGFVTAGHCGTPGVTTTGVNQQAQGSFQGSTFPGRDHAWVAANANWTPRALVNGYGNGDVGVTGSTQAVVGSSVCRSGSTTGWHCGTIQQHGSSVTYPEGTISGVTRTSVCAEPGDSGGSFISGSQAQGVTSGGSGNCSQGGTTYYQPVNPALAAYGLTLVTSGTPTDPPTDPTDPPTEPGGTWAAGTTYAAGAVVTYGGASYRCLQGHRAQAGWQPPNVPALWQRI, from the coding sequence GTGGAGACGACCATGCTCCGCAGACGCGCAGCAGCCGCAGGAGCCGCCGCGGTGACGGTGGGCGCGCTCGCCCTCGCCGGTCTGACCGGTGTCGCCTCGGCCGGCCAGACGGGCAGCGCCGAGCCCGCTGCCGCCGACCGGCTCTCGCCGGGACTGACCGAGGCGATGAAGCGCGACCTGGGCCTCGACGCCGACGAGGCCAGGGCACGGATAGCCGGCGAATACCGGGCGGCGGCCGTGGCTGCGGCCCTGGAGAAGTCCCTCGGCGCGGACTTCGCCGGAGCCCGGCTGAGCGGCGAGGCCGTTCTCACCGTCGCCACCACCGACCGCGCCGACGTCTCCCGGATCACCGCTGCGGGAGCCCGCGCCGAGGTCGTGGGTCACAGCCTCGACCGCCTCGAGGCGGCCAAGGCGGAGCTGGACGCGGTGGCACTGGAGAAGGCGCCGGAGGACGTGCCCTCCTGGTACGTCGACGTCCGCACCAACCGCCTGGTCGTGAACGCCGCCCGTCCAGAGGCGGCGGACCGTCTCCTCACCGCGGCGGGGGTCTCCCGTGAGCTCGTACGGGTCGACCGCTCGGCCGAACAACCGCGCACGTACGCGGACCTGCGCGGCGGGGACGCCTATTACATGAACGGTTCGGGCCGCTGTTCCATCGGTTTCCCCGTCAGGCGCGGCACCCAGCACGGCTTCGTCACTGCCGGGCACTGCGGTACTCCGGGCGTCACCACCACCGGGGTCAACCAGCAGGCCCAGGGTTCCTTCCAGGGCTCCACCTTCCCCGGCCGCGACCACGCCTGGGTCGCGGCCAACGCCAACTGGACGCCCCGCGCCCTGGTGAACGGGTACGGCAACGGCGACGTGGGCGTCACCGGATCCACCCAGGCCGTGGTGGGCTCCTCGGTCTGCCGCTCGGGCTCGACGACGGGATGGCACTGCGGCACGATCCAGCAGCACGGCAGCAGCGTCACCTACCCGGAGGGCACCATATCCGGCGTGACCCGCACCAGCGTCTGTGCCGAACCCGGCGACTCCGGAGGCTCGTTCATCTCGGGCAGCCAGGCACAGGGCGTCACCTCGGGCGGCTCGGGGAACTGCTCCCAGGGCGGTACGACGTACTACCAGCCGGTCAATCCGGCGCTGGCCGCGTACGGACTGACCCTCGTCACCAGCGGTACGCCGACCGATCCGCCCACCGACCCGACCGACCCGCCGACCGAGCCGGGCGGCACATGGGCCGCGGGCACGACGTACGCCGCCGGTGCGGTGGTGACTTACGGCGGCGCGAGCTACCGCTGCCTGCAAGGTCACCGGGCGCAGGCCGGATGGCAGCCGCCGAACGTTCCCGCGCTCTGGCAGCGGATCTGA
- a CDS encoding DUF2804 domain-containing protein produces the protein MATHEHEITEPVDLCLPDGGLNPAAVGWSRKPLHRANLQGWGRTKRWEHWCVTTPTHLVALTVSDLDFLALNSVYVLEFGPGGREFECASIVPAARGVRLPDTVAGAPGSEDVIVGPARPSGGKVRIEIRDENAGTRLRARCLTPERLPLEVGLLVSRPQGHESLSVVVPWSEQRFQYTSKHTALPASGRVRIGSEILTFGGKDDETWAVLDHGRGRWPRTVAWNWAAASGRTGGHTVGLQFGGRWTEGTGSTENGLCVDGRLTKIGEELDWRWSVSDPMAPWTLRTPSSGQVDLTFTPFHNRAVHTDAGLIANHTDQRFGHYDGRIRTDDGTEIAVEHLLGWAEDVHMRW, from the coding sequence ATGGCGACGCACGAGCACGAGATCACCGAGCCCGTCGACCTCTGCCTGCCCGACGGGGGCCTCAACCCGGCTGCCGTCGGCTGGTCCAGGAAGCCGCTGCACCGGGCCAATCTGCAGGGCTGGGGCCGCACGAAGCGGTGGGAGCACTGGTGCGTGACGACGCCCACCCATCTGGTTGCCCTGACGGTGAGCGACCTCGACTTCCTGGCGCTGAACAGCGTCTACGTCCTGGAATTCGGTCCCGGGGGACGCGAGTTCGAGTGCGCCTCGATCGTCCCCGCGGCCCGGGGCGTCCGCCTCCCGGACACCGTCGCCGGGGCGCCGGGCTCCGAGGACGTGATCGTCGGCCCCGCCCGCCCGTCCGGGGGCAAGGTGCGCATCGAGATCCGCGACGAGAACGCCGGGACGAGGCTGCGGGCCCGCTGCCTCACCCCGGAGCGGCTGCCGCTGGAGGTCGGCCTCCTGGTGTCCCGGCCGCAAGGACACGAGTCGCTCTCCGTGGTCGTGCCATGGAGCGAACAGCGCTTCCAGTACACCTCCAAGCACACCGCGCTCCCCGCCTCGGGCCGGGTGCGCATCGGCAGCGAGATCCTGACGTTCGGCGGTAAGGACGACGAGACCTGGGCCGTCCTGGACCACGGCCGCGGGCGCTGGCCGCGTACGGTCGCCTGGAACTGGGCCGCCGCGTCCGGCCGTACGGGCGGGCACACGGTCGGCCTCCAGTTCGGCGGCCGCTGGACGGAGGGCACCGGCTCCACCGAGAACGGACTCTGCGTGGACGGCCGGCTCACCAAGATCGGCGAGGAGCTGGACTGGCGGTGGTCCGTCTCCGACCCGATGGCCCCCTGGACGCTCCGTACCCCCTCGTCCGGCCAGGTGGACCTGACGTTCACGCCGTTCCACAACCGGGCCGTGCACACGGACGCCGGTCTGATCGCCAACCACACCGACCAGCGCTTCGGGCACTACGACGGCCGGATCCGCACCGACGACGGTACCGAGATCGCCGTGGAACACCTGCTGGGCTGGGCGGAGGACGTCCACATGCGCTGGTGA
- a CDS encoding phosphotransferase has product MHIGPLLGSGRTADVYALDGSWVLRRHRHGIDTTGELTVMSYLSASGFPVPRIGPPAEEALPTDLVVQRLSGPTLAEALLAGTVTEDEGAGLLARLLRELHAIPPRLSQDPEDRILHLGLHPENVVLAPEGAVVIDWLAAGEGPPALDRAMTSLILAQVALDPSFSAGPRVRDLLAVLLSLFAEDGGVPAGALTRAAALRAADPRLTAHEAAVLDEATELVASLAG; this is encoded by the coding sequence ATGCATATAGGCCCACTCCTGGGCTCGGGACGCACCGCCGACGTGTACGCACTCGACGGCTCATGGGTCCTGCGCCGCCACCGCCACGGCATCGACACCACGGGGGAGCTGACCGTGATGTCGTATCTCTCGGCCTCGGGCTTCCCGGTCCCGCGCATCGGTCCACCGGCCGAGGAGGCGCTGCCCACGGATCTGGTGGTGCAGCGGCTGAGCGGCCCGACGCTGGCCGAAGCCCTGCTGGCGGGCACTGTCACCGAGGACGAGGGCGCGGGCCTGCTGGCCCGGCTCCTGCGGGAGTTGCACGCGATCCCTCCGCGGCTGTCCCAGGACCCCGAGGACCGCATCCTGCACCTGGGCCTGCATCCGGAGAATGTGGTCCTGGCCCCCGAGGGTGCCGTGGTGATCGACTGGCTGGCGGCCGGCGAGGGCCCGCCCGCGCTGGACCGGGCCATGACCTCACTGATCCTGGCCCAGGTGGCCCTCGACCCGTCCTTCTCCGCGGGCCCTCGGGTCAGGGACCTGCTGGCGGTGCTGCTCTCCCTGTTCGCGGAGGACGGCGGGGTGCCCGCCGGCGCCCTGACCCGCGCCGCCGCCCTGCGCGCGGCCGACCCGCGGCTCACCGCTCACGAGGCGGCGGTGCTGGACGAGGCGACGGAACTGGTCGCCTCGCTGGCGGGCTGA
- a CDS encoding response regulator transcription factor: MLRIVLAEDSVLLREGLVGLLERFGHQVVAGVGTAGELTAAVAEHGPDVVVTDVRMPPGFSDEGLRAAVALREARPRLPVLVLSQYVQRAYAEELLDSCDGTGVGYLLKERVGKVEEFVGALQRVADGGTVVDPEVVRQLLRHRRDPLSRLTAREREVLALMAEGRSNASVAEALTVSEGTVSKHFGSILTKLDLSLTDATNRRVLAVLAYLRK, translated from the coding sequence ATGCTGCGCATCGTGCTGGCCGAGGACAGTGTGCTCCTGAGGGAGGGCCTCGTCGGTCTGCTGGAGAGGTTCGGCCACCAGGTGGTGGCCGGTGTCGGCACCGCCGGTGAACTCACCGCCGCCGTCGCCGAACACGGCCCGGACGTCGTGGTGACGGACGTACGGATGCCGCCCGGGTTCTCCGACGAGGGACTCCGGGCCGCCGTCGCCCTGCGAGAGGCCCGGCCCCGGCTGCCCGTGCTGGTCCTCAGCCAGTACGTCCAGCGCGCCTACGCCGAGGAGCTGCTGGACTCCTGCGACGGCACGGGCGTGGGGTACCTGCTCAAGGAACGCGTGGGCAAGGTCGAGGAGTTCGTCGGCGCGCTCCAGCGGGTCGCGGACGGCGGCACCGTCGTCGATCCGGAAGTGGTGCGTCAGCTCCTGAGGCATCGCCGCGACCCGCTGTCCCGGCTGACCGCCCGGGAGCGGGAGGTTCTGGCCCTGATGGCCGAGGGCCGGTCGAACGCCTCGGTCGCCGAGGCGCTGACGGTCAGTGAGGGCACGGTCAGTAAGCACTTCGGCTCGATCCTCACCAAGCTGGACCTTTCGCTGACCGACGCGACGAACCGCCGGGTCCTCGCGGTGCTGGCCTACCTGAGGAAGTGA
- a CDS encoding sensor histidine kinase, with translation MSSLTLRQALVRRRYLLGGWPWRAALYLLSSVPAGMALLLSVLLLAAVGGALSLVLIGLPLLLMLALIGLPVAAAERRRLRLIDPVPLGDPHRAPAHAGLSAWLRTRLREQATWREFGYALLFAGVLWPLEGLLVGGVLAVCGGLLATPVVMAAVTGGEEVRVLKLYLADSYPQAFALALLGLVLLPVLSYPLGWAAVARAALTRALLSAGDDGVDARIQELGRSRMRLVDAFEAECRRIERDLHDGAQQRLVALSMTLGLARLESPGEPLGGLLAKAQEEAGEALVEIRELVRGIHPQVLTDRGLAAAVEDVADRSAVPVDVELDIPERLPRAVETAVYFALCEALANVAKHSGASRASVTGRDDGERLTVEVRDDGTGGAATTRGTGLQGVADRLSVLDGRLLLSSPAGGPTVFRLDVPRTPAHLVE, from the coding sequence ATGAGCTCACTCACCCTCCGGCAGGCCCTCGTACGGCGCCGCTACCTCCTCGGCGGATGGCCGTGGCGCGCGGCGCTCTACCTGCTGAGCAGCGTCCCGGCCGGGATGGCCCTCCTCCTGTCCGTCCTCCTGCTGGCGGCGGTGGGCGGCGCCCTGTCCCTCGTGCTCATCGGTCTGCCGCTCCTCCTGATGCTCGCTCTCATCGGCCTCCCGGTGGCCGCCGCCGAGCGGCGCAGGCTGCGGCTCATCGACCCCGTACCGCTCGGCGATCCGCACCGCGCCCCGGCGCACGCCGGGCTGTCGGCGTGGCTGCGCACCCGGCTGCGGGAGCAGGCCACCTGGCGGGAGTTCGGGTACGCGCTGCTGTTCGCCGGAGTGCTCTGGCCACTGGAGGGTCTGCTCGTCGGGGGTGTACTCGCGGTCTGCGGAGGGCTGTTGGCGACGCCCGTCGTCATGGCGGCAGTCACCGGCGGCGAGGAGGTGCGGGTGCTGAAGCTCTACCTGGCCGACTCGTATCCGCAGGCCTTCGCGCTGGCACTGCTCGGGCTGGTGCTGCTGCCGGTCCTGTCCTATCCGCTCGGGTGGGCGGCGGTGGCGCGCGCGGCCCTGACCCGGGCGCTGCTGTCGGCGGGGGACGACGGAGTCGACGCCCGTATCCAGGAGCTGGGCCGTTCCCGGATGCGGCTGGTGGACGCCTTCGAGGCGGAGTGCCGCCGGATCGAGCGGGATCTGCACGACGGGGCGCAGCAGCGGCTCGTCGCCCTCTCGATGACGCTCGGGCTGGCAAGGCTGGAGAGTCCGGGGGAACCGCTGGGCGGCCTGCTGGCCAAGGCGCAGGAGGAGGCGGGGGAGGCCCTGGTGGAGATCAGGGAGCTCGTCCGGGGCATCCATCCCCAGGTCCTCACCGACCGTGGCCTGGCCGCGGCGGTCGAGGACGTCGCCGACCGCTCGGCCGTACCCGTCGACGTGGAACTCGACATACCTGAACGGCTGCCGCGCGCGGTGGAGACCGCCGTGTACTTCGCTCTCTGCGAGGCACTGGCGAACGTGGCGAAGCACAGCGGGGCGAGCCGGGCCTCGGTGACGGGCCGGGACGACGGGGAGCGGCTGACCGTCGAGGTGCGGGACGACGGGACGGGAGGCGCGGCGACCACTCGGGGCACCGGGCTCCAGGGCGTCGCCGACCGGCTCTCGGTGCTGGACGGGCGGCTGCTACTGTCCAGCCCGGCCGGGGGGCCGACCGTGTTCCGGCTGGATGTCCCCCGGACACCCGCTCACCTGGTCGAATGA
- a CDS encoding ABC transporter ATP-binding protein has translation MNQQPAAVRLDTVTRSFGKAADAVTALDGVSLAMPRGSFTAIMGPSGSGKSTLLQCTAGLDRPTSGRVFLGDTETTGLSERKLTLLRRQRIGFVFQAFNLLPALTAEQNVALPLRLAGRRPRRTEVREVLERVGLGSRAGHRPTELSGGQQQRVALARALVTRPEVLFGDEPTGALDSRTGREVLELLRSMADDGQTVIMVTHDPVAASYADRVVFLADGSIRDELCDPAAEQIAARMTALAVAPC, from the coding sequence ATGAATCAGCAACCCGCAGCCGTCCGGCTCGACACCGTCACCCGGTCCTTCGGAAAGGCCGCCGACGCGGTCACCGCACTGGACGGAGTCAGCCTCGCCATGCCCCGGGGCTCCTTCACCGCGATCATGGGGCCGTCCGGCTCGGGGAAGTCGACGCTCCTCCAGTGCACGGCAGGCCTCGACCGGCCCACGTCCGGCCGCGTGTTCCTCGGGGACACGGAGACGACCGGGCTGAGCGAACGGAAGCTCACGCTGCTGCGGCGCCAGCGGATCGGATTCGTCTTCCAGGCCTTCAACCTGCTTCCGGCCCTCACCGCCGAGCAGAATGTGGCGCTCCCCCTGCGGCTCGCGGGCCGCAGACCCCGCCGCACCGAGGTGCGTGAGGTGCTGGAACGGGTCGGTCTGGGCTCCCGGGCCGGCCACCGGCCCACGGAGCTCTCCGGCGGGCAGCAGCAACGCGTCGCCCTGGCACGTGCGTTGGTGACCCGGCCGGAGGTGCTGTTCGGCGACGAGCCGACGGGAGCGCTCGATTCCCGTACGGGCCGGGAGGTTCTGGAGCTACTGCGGTCGATGGCCGACGACGGCCAGACGGTGATCATGGTGACGCACGATCCGGTGGCCGCCTCATACGCGGACCGCGTGGTGTTTCTGGCCGACGGATCGATACGGGACGAGCTGTGCGACCCGGCCGCGGAGCAGATCGCCGCGCGCATGACCGCTCTGGCGGTGGCCCCGTGCTGA